The Candidozyma auris chromosome 1, complete sequence genome includes a region encoding these proteins:
- the FTH1 gene encoding Fth1p: MVRSLEDYFSVQVFFIVLRETIESAIIISVLLAFVHKSLSQDPKASSQDNPTDSEVENSSQGSELANAPNEKLLSSFKWQIWVGGLCGFLGCLLVGAVILVAFYTIGADLWSSTEHYWEATFSIIASVIISAMGVKILRVNRMQQKWHHKLGSIINNDSRFMEAAKATASWSEKNSMFILPFVTTLREGLEAIVFVGGIGINENTTVASIVNSAILAIIIGTIVGVVLYRSGNTLSLQWFLIVSTCFLYLVAAGLFSKGIWQFELQRFIDKCGGMDVSETGHGPGSYDIANSVWHVNCCNGEMPEDGVQWMLFTAIFGWTNSATYGSVIGYLVYWAAVISMFWSLLYEEKHGYLPLVPIKWQRNRIRKRLHFTVPQQSRQSQESVSSTTPLQVA; this comes from the coding sequence ATGGTCCGCTCCTTAGAAGATTACTTTTCTGTCCAGGTGTTCTTTATCGTTCTTCGTGAGACGATCGAGCTGGCGATCATCATCTCGGTGCTTTTAGCATTCGTCCACAAAAGTCTCCTGCAAGATCCCAAGGCGCTGTCGCAAGACAATCCTACCGATTCGGAAGTCGAAAATAGCTCTCAGGGAAGCGAGCTTGCGAACGCTCCGAATGAGAAACTTTTATCGTCTTTCAAATGGCAAATCTGGGTCGGAGGCCTCTGTGGGTTCCTCGGATGTTTGCTTGTTGGTGCTGTCATTCTTGTTGCATTCTACACCATTGGCGCTGACTTGTGGTCGAGCACTGAGCATTATTGGGAAGCAACATTCTCGATCATTGCCTCTGTGATTATCTCTGCCATGGGTGTGAAGATCCTCCGAGTGAATAGAATGCAACAGAAATGGCACCACAAATTGGGGTCgatcatcaacaatgaTAGCCGTTTCATggaggctgcaaaagctACAGCCTCGTGGTCAGAGAAAAACTCCATGTTCATCTTGCCATTTGTCACCACTTTGCGTGAGGGTTTGGAGGCAATTGTTTTCGTCGGTGGAATCGGTATCAACGAAAACACCACTGTTGCATCGATTGTCAACTCAGCGATTCTCGCCATCATCATTGGCACCATTGTCGGTGTGGTGTTGTACCGGTCTGGTAACACGCTCTCTCTTCAGTGGTTTTTGATAGTTTCGACATGTTTCCTCTACCTTGTTGCCGCTGGTTTGTTCTCCAAAGGTATCTGGCAGTTTGAGCTTCAACGGTTCATTGATAAGTGTGGAGGCATGGATGTGAGTGAGACAGGCCACGGGCCCGGCTCATACGATATTGCCAATAGTGTATGGCACGTCAACTGTTGCAACGGCGAGATGCCGGAAGATGGAGTGCAGTGGATGTTGTTCACGGCAATCTTTGGCTGGACAAACTCAGCGACATACGGCTCGGTGATCGGCTACCTTGTCTATTGGGCTGCTGTGATACTGATGTTCTGGAGCTTGCTCTACGAGGAGAAACACGGCTATTTGCCGCTCGTGCCAATCAAATGGCAACGCAACAGAATCAGAAAGAGGCTCCATTTCACCGTGCCGCAACAGAGTCGCCAGAGCCAGGAGTCTGTGAGTTCCACTACCCCCTTACAAGTAGCATAA
- a CDS encoding sulfiredoxin — MSLQSSNLKEEYIPLNEIRRPIPPVLDYQKIDAMVSTLQGNPMASATCGVEDITPGELPPIDVFLVREQGKNYYFAFGGCHRFQAYDKLSKDGEKVPMVKARILPATRKTLKVYLGGSVDEMFKD; from the coding sequence ATGTCTCTCCAGTCGTCAAACCTCAAGGAAGAGTACATCCCACTCAATGAGATTAGAAGACCCATTCCCCCGGTGCTAGACTACCAGAAAATCGATGCCATGGTACTGACCCTCCAAGGCAATCCTATGGCGTCTGCTACCtgtggagttgaagatatCACACCAGGAGAGTTGCCACCAATTGATGTGTTCTTGGTCCGTGAGCAAGGAAAGAACTACTACTTTGCGTTTGGTGGTTGCCATAGGTTCCAGGCGTACGATAAGTTGTCGAAGGACGGTGAGAAGGTGCCAATGGTTAAGGCGAGAATCTTGCCGGCTACCAGGAAAACGCTCAAGGTGTACTTGGGCGGCTCTGTCGATGAGATGTTTAAAGATTAA
- the CYT1 gene encoding ubiquinol--cytochrome-c reductase catalytic subunit CYT1: MFKSASRIASNKVVMSTVAGAGLGASYILYQDSMTANAMTAAEHGLHAPAFDWPSNGMFSTFDHASIRRGFQVYKEVCAACHSLERIAWRNLVGVSHTTSEAKAMAEELEYDDEPDDEGKPRKRPGKLADYIPGPYENEQAARAANQGALPPDLSLIVKARHGGADYIFSLLTGYPDEPPAGVHLPPGSNYNPYFPGGAIAMGRVLFDDLVEYEDGTPATTSQMAKDVVHFLNWAAEPEHDDRKKWGLKALIITSSLYLLSVWVKKFKWQPIKNRKITFNPPKRR, translated from the coding sequence ATGTTCAAATCGGCATCGAGAATTGCATCCAACAAGGTGGTGATGCTGACTGTCGCCGGCGCTGGTCTTGGTGCCTCGTACATTCTTTACCAGGACTCTATGACCGCCAACGCCATGACCGCAGCTGAGCACGGTCTTCATGCTCCAGCGTTCGACTGGCCCCTGAACGGTATGTTCTCTACATTTGACCACGCTTCCATCAGAAGAGGTTTCCAAGTTTACAAAGAGGTTTGTGCTGCCTGCCATTCTTTGGAGAGAATTGCCTGGAGAAACTTGGTTGGTGTGTCTCACACCACCTCTGAGGCCAAGGCCATGGCTGAAGAGCTCGAGTACGACGATGAGCCTGATGACGAAGGCAAGCCCAGAAAGAGACCAGGTAAGTTGGCTGATTACATTCCTGGTCCTTACGAGAACGAGCAGGCCGCCAGAGCCGCCAACCAGGGTGCCTTGCCCCCAGACTTGTCCTTGATTGTCAAGGCCAGACACGGTGGTGCCGACTAcatcttctctcttttgacTGGTTACCCCGATGAGCCTCCCGCTGGTGTTCACTTGCCTCCAGGATCCAACTACAACCCATACTTCCCTGGTGGTGCTATTGCCATGGGTAGAGTGTTGTTTGACGACTTGGTGGAATACGAAGACGGCACACCAGCCACCACTTCTCAGATGGCCAAGGACGTTGTTCATTTCTTGAACTGGGCCGCTGAGCCTGAGCATGACGACAGAAAGAAATGGGGTCTCAAAGCTCTTATCATCACCTCTTCTCTTTACTTGTTGTCTGTGTGGgtgaaaaagttcaagtGGCAACCAATCAAGAACAGAAAGATTACCTTCAACCCTCCAAAGAGACGTTAG
- the FRE9 gene encoding Fre9p yields the protein MLWANVALFAAAAFFIWPKGKSPNYTKWSLALLLTVLSALFVTMTPLKARQSAPFHRYSDADIAFSGCSIHVRPLNFCDLEDMYGPGSEECMCENFNALAMLSHCYRTVYPDFVDNYVQRCNEKVHVSLTREKFDHANEYYEEAAQNETQAKDTNAASEAQALDYPLRLDDEMLFRYRDSYDQFLGNYNRSVSYGFYLVGFWVVFFTAVGLINWSKIWLPSLNKRANNQAINWVRKNITLPATFGKYKTNEKQFLKVLDFLSPSRLETVTLIAFTILTYYLLNLDIHVMEDDPLLSTKERAYAKYYAARSGILASYLFPFCILFAGRNNILQWLVRWEYAAFVTLHRWISRIMMVLLIIHANGYAYLIKDKPQFSFTAYLIWGIAAYMCGIIILIQGLLVLRRRWYETFLILHIVLALVFAVGAWFHVDDLYFLWYYYFSAWLWAVDRILRIQRLAYFGFPVAKVQLFEDETLKIVVPLPANFKPEGGGHCFVHFLRLSCFWQSHPFTYTIVEGNIIFYAKVKTGVTQDLATYLENNPDKTANIRVAVEGSYGEATPAYKHDKSVFLAGGNGIPGILAEAFDVIDKHDRFGKRKVHIIWVVREYHSILWFFDELMMAKQYPFEFDIYVTRPSPMLINPNDKSPLLLSTYSHYSVLHQFKDPIGKLKEDLSHIRFHDGRPNVQKIVEESVESSSGSCCFVTCGHPVMVDDLRHEVVQVIDSGKVRVDYYEQLQVWS from the coding sequence ATGTTATGGGCCAACGTCGCCCTTTTTGCGGCTGCGGCATTCTTCATCTGGCCAAAAGGCAAGTCGCCAAACTACACAAAGTGGTCGTTGGCGCTCCTACTAACCGTGCTCCTGGCGCTTTTCGTCACCATGACTCCCTTGAAGGCCCGCCAGAGCGCTCCCTTCCATCGGTACTCGGATGCCGATATCGCTTTTTCCGGCTGTAGTATTCACGTTCGGCCGTTGAATTTCTGCGACTTGGAAGACATGTATGGGCCTGGTTCTGAAGAGTGTATGTGCGAGAACTTCAATGCTTTGGCGATGCTTTCCCACTGTTATCGCACTGTGTACCCTGATTTCGTTGATAATTACGTGCAAAGATGCAATGAGAAAGTGCATGTGCTGCTCACGAGGGAAAAGTTCGATCATGCCAACGAGTATTACGAGGAAGCTGCTCAGAACGAAACGCAAGCAAAAGACACAAATGCAGCATCAGAGGCTCAGGCACTAGATTACCCACTCAggcttgatgatgagatGCTCTTCAGATATAGAGACTCTTACGATCAGTTTTTGGGCAATTACAATCGCTCTGTCAGCTACGGGTTCTACTTGGTTGGGTTTTGGGTGGTGTTCTTCACAGCGGTGGGGTTGATCAACTGGCTGAAGATATGGCTTCCGTCTCTAAATAAAAGAGCCAACAATCAGGCAATCAACTGGGTCAGAAAAAACATAACTCTTCCTGCCACATTCGGCAAGTACAAGACCAACGAGAAGCAGTTTCTCAAGGTGCTAGATTTTTtatctccttcaagactCGAAACAGTCACACTCATTGCATTCACTATCCTCACCTACTATCTCCTTAACCTCGATATTCATGTCATGGAAGACGATCCGCTTTTGAGCACTAAAGAACGGGCATATGCCAAATATTACGCCGCTCGGTCAGGTATTTTGGCTAGTTACTTGTTCCCATTTTGCATCTTGTTTGCTGGAAGGAACAACATCTTGCAGTGGCTTGTGCGGTGGGAGTATGCTGCCTTTGTGACACTTCACAGGTGGATCTCTCGTATCATGATGGTGCTTTTAATCATTCATGCCAACGGCTACGCTTATTTAATCAAAGATAAGCCCCAATTTCTGTTCACCGCTTATTTGATTTGGGGCATTGCTGCTTATATGTGTGGGATCATCATCTTAATTCAGGGTCTCTTGGTTTTGAGACGTCGCTGGTATGAGACATTCCTCATTCTCCACATTGTTCTTGCATTGGTTTTTGCAGTTGGTGCCTGGTTTCATGTCGATGACCTTTATTTCCTCTGGTACTATTATTTCTCCGCTTGGCTTTGGGCAGTGGACAGAATCTTGCGAATCCAGCGTCTTGCTTACTTTGGGTTTCCAGTGGCCAAAGTGCAATTGTTTGAGGATGAGACTCTCAAGATTGTCGTTCCACTTCCAGCAAACTTCAAGCCTGAGGGTGGTGGCCATTGCTTTGTTCACTTCCTCCGCCTCTCGTGCTTCTGGCAATCGCATCCCTTCACGTATACAATTGTCGAGGGTAACATTATTTTCTATGCCAAAGTCAAAACCGGGGTAACTCAAGATTTAGCAACGTATCTTGAGAATAATCCAGACAAGACGGCCAATATTAGAGTTGCGGTTGAGGGTTCTTATGGTGAAGCAACCCCAGCATACAAGCATGACAAGAGCGTCTTCCTAGCAGGAGGAAATGGTATTCCAGGAATCCTTGCCGAGGCTTTTGATGTCATCGACAAACATGATCGCTTTGGTAAACGTAAGGTGCACATCATTTGGGTTGTGAGAGAATATCACTCAattctttggtttttcgACGAGCTCATGATGGCCAAACAATACCCCTTTGAGTTCGATATTTATGTCACTAGACCGCTGCCGATGTTGATAAATCCAAATGATAAGCTGCCTTTGCTACTAAGCACATATTCCCATTACAGCGTCTTGCACCAGTTCAAAGATCCTATTGGAAAGCTCAAGGAGGATTTGAGCCATATCAGATTCCACGATGGTAGGCCGAATGTGCAAAAGATTGTGGAAGAGAGCGTGGAAAGCAGCTCCGGAAGCTGCTGTTTTGTTACTTGCGGGCATCCAGTCATGGTCGATGATCTTCGTCATGAGGTGGTTCAAGTGATTGACAGTGGCAAGGTGAGAGTGGACTATTATGAACAGCTTCAAGTGTGGTCTTGA
- the CYS3 gene encoding cystathionine gamma-lyase CYS3, translated as MTVDSNTNYGFGTKAIHAGAPIDPNTGAVIEPISLSTTFAQSEPSKPIGIYDYSRSGNPNRDNFEAAIASLEKAKHAVALASGSATTALILQSLPIGSHVISGGDVYGGTHRYFTKVADTHGVQIEFVHDLQKDLQAALKENTSLVWLETPSNPTLSITDISAVAEILKEHNSKNNKQVLLVVDNTFLSPYVSNPLVHGADVVVHSITKYINGHSDVVGGVLATNNDQLHEKYRFLQNAIGSVPAPFDSWLAHRGLKTLHLRVRQASYSAQKIAEYLSQHESVISVNYPGLKSHPRHSVVLQQHRDGLGGGMISFRIAGGAKGASVFTSSTKLFTLAESLGGIESLIEVPAVMTHGGIPKAQREEAGVYDDLIRVSVGIEETEDLLADIEQALARVKA; from the coding sequence ATGACTGTTGACTCTAACACTAACTACGGTTTCGGTACCAAGGCTATTCACGCAGGCGCTCCTATTGACCCTAACACCGGTGCCGTGATTGAGCCCATCTCCCTCAGTACCACTTTCGCTCAGCTGGAGCCTCTGAAGCCTATTGGAATCTACGATTACTCGAGATCGGGTAACCCAAACAGAGACAACTTCGAGGCTGCTATTGCCTCCTTGGAGAAGGCTAAGCACGCTGTAGCTCTTGCTTCGGGTTCGGCTACCACTGCCTTGATCCTCCAGTCGTTGCCAATTGGCTCCCACGTTATCTCTGGTGGTGATGTCTATGGCGGTACTCACCGTTACTTTACCAAAGTGGCTGACACTCACGGGGTTCAAATTGAATTTGTCCACGATTTGCAGAAGGACTTGCAAGCTGCTTTAAAGGAAAACACCAGTCTTGTGTGGCTTGAGACTCCTTCCAACCCTACCTTGTCCATCACCGACATCTCTGCTGTGGCTgaaatcttgaaggagcaCAACTCAAAGAACAACAAGCAAGTGCTTTTGGTTGTCGACAACACATTCTTGTCTCCTTACGTTTCCAACCCATTGGTGCATGGTGCTGACGTTGTGGTGCACTCCATCACCAAGTACATCAATGGTCACTCTGACGTTGTGGGCGGTGTGTTGGCCACCAACAATGACCAATTGCACGAAAAGTACCGTTTCTTACAAAACGCCATTGGCTCTGTGCCAGCACCTTTCGACTCGTGGTTGGCTCACAGAGGTCTCAAGACATTGCACTTGAGAGTTAGACAAGCCTCGTACTCTGCTCAGAAGATTGCAGAGTATTTGTCCCAGCATGAATCTGTGATTTCTGTCAACTACCCTGGTCTCAAATCTCACCCAAGACACTCTGTTGTGCTCCAGCAGCACCGTGACGGCCTCGGTGGTGGTATGATCTCTTTTAGAATCGCCGGCGGTGCCAAGGGTGCCTCCGTGTTCACGTCGTCTACTAAGCTCTTCACCTTGGCTGAGTCTCTTGGTGGCATTGAGTCCTTGATTGAAGTTCCTGCTGTGATGACCCATGGTGGCATTCCAAAGGCCCAGAGAGAAGAGGCCGGCGTGTACGACGACTTGATCAGAGTCTCCGTTGGTATTGAGGAGACCGAAGACTTGTTGGCTGACATTGAGCAGGCTTTGGCCAGGGTGAAGGCTTAG
- the RIM101 gene encoding alkaline-responsive transcriptional regulator, translating to MSSNYNLHPVTYLNATAEKVMDSEVDFDLDAVSDAVSTNSPTTQSSNGSPQTSFTSQSSANSPVSQTANFGKDFTNAHFGARATGFAGTAFDMKQENQQHDKSQTAPHNYQDDNHSCGASAGEKKKPKKTYRKVRDVDMKGPFNCQWSGCSLIFDTPEELYDHLCNEHVGRKSSNNLSLTCDWDNCGVTTVKRDHITSHLRVHVPLKTYRCNLCTKSFKRPQDLKKHSRTHEDEHQRKLKKSQKMNDRDESGLNKAVYPMPMLPAHHGTYDIGSAYYPTLGNEMTQRQEVFDLNSSLQAPHGTAGASDTKKRTLDHNMHMMNGILSDFNFYGQQDQNKRSKLEPSYNMEVYNRLNHLDSFMSSQQANPAHVSSTSSQGSALHSQSMIPNPNSHYSYGANPQANLYEAEKFFNNLSSSIELQYQNMVSSVPNQQFPVQQSHQQSLYPMLPQYQGKPYDSHSNHFVNNHNSGFTPKFPQVNRQLNGQVGANPFGSVEFDSISNNQKSAKKLNEEPTKETGKEEEDVLANFNQLSIKDGKNDVNFDIKTVQKHRELIKFVCEQLAIMKKSMKEQEQGQEQQKNTTEAASKTNETKQSLYPTITAF from the coding sequence ATGTCCAGCAACTACAACCTCCATCCGGTGACATACCTCAATGCCACTGCCGAAAAGGTGATGGACTCTGAAGTCGACTTTGACCTTGACGCTGTTAGCGACGCTGTTTCGACCAACTCCCCCACAACCCAACTGCTGAACGGTTCGCCTCAAACATCGTTCACATCGCAATCATCTGCTAATTCTCCCGTGCTGCAAACCGCCAACTTCGGCAAAGATTTCACTAACGCCCATTTTGGTGCCCGTGCTACTGGGTTCGCCGGCACAGCTTTCGACATGAAGCAAGAAAACCAACAACATGATAAGCTGCAAACCGCTCCGCACAATTACCAGGATGACAACCACTCGTGTGGAGCGAGCGCGggggaaaagaagaagcctaAGAAAACTTACAGAAAAGTTCGCGATGTCGACATGAAGGGTCCCTTCAACTGCCAGTGGAGTGGGTGCCTGTTGATCTTTGACACTCCAGAGGAGTTATACGATCACTTGTGCAACGAGCACGTTGGGCGCAAGCTGTCGAACAACTTGTCTTTGACATGCGATTGGGATAACTGCGGTGTTACCACCGTAAAGAGAGACCACATCACCTCGCACTTGCGTGTACATGTTCCTTTGAAGACATACCGCTGCAACTTGTGcacaaagagcttcaagagGCCTCAGGATTTAAAGAAGCACTCGAGAACGCACGAGGATGAACACCAGCgcaagttgaagaagtctcagAAGATGAACGATAGGGACGAGAGTGGGTTGAACAAAGCGGTCTACCCAATGCCCATGTTGCCTGCTCACCATGGTACCTACGACATCGGTAGCGCTTACTACCCTACGTTGGGCAATGAAATGACCCAACGCCAGGAGGTCTTTGACCTCAATTCCAGTCTCCAAGCTCCTCATGGTACGGCTGGTGCCTCAGacaccaagaagagaacttTGGACCACAACATGCACATGATGAACGGTATACTTTCCGACTTCAACTTCTATGGCCAGCAAGACCAGAACAAGAGACTGAAGTTGGAACCCTCGTACAACATGGAGGTGTACAACCGCTTGAACCACTTGGACTCCTTTATGTCCTCCCAGCAGGCCAACCCTGCTCACGTTTCGTCCACCTCCAGTCAAGGCTCTGCGCTCCACTCCCAAAGCATGATTCCAAATCCAAACTCACACTACTCTTACGGTGCTAATCCTCAAGCCAACTTGTACGAGGCTGAGAAGTTCTTTAACAACTTGTCCTCGTCCATCGAGTTGCAATACCAGAACATGGTTTCATCTGTTCCCAACCAGCAATTCCCTGTCCAACAATCTCACCAGCAGCTGTTATATCCAATGTTACCTCAATACCAAGGTAAACCTTATGACAGTCATAGCAACCACTTTGTCAACAACCACAACTCCGGCTTTACTCCTAAGTTCCCTCAGGTCAACAGACAACTCAATGGTCAAGTTGGTGCCAACCCATTCGGCTCCGTTGAATTTGACTCGATCAGCAACAACCAGAAGTCTGCTaagaagctcaatgagGAGCCTACCAAGGAAACTGGtaaggaggaggaagacgtCTTGGCGAACTTTAACCAATTGTCTATTAAGGATGGTAAGAATGATGTCAACTTTGACATTAAGACCGTTCAGAAGCACCGCGAGTTAATCAAGTTCGTTTGCGAACAATTGGCAATCATGAAAAAGTCCATGAAGGAGCAGGAACAAGGGCAGGAGCAACAGAAGAACACCACAGAGGCAGCTTCTAAGACAAATGAGACCAAGCAAAGCTTGTACC
- the ITR1 gene encoding myo-inositol transporter — translation MTARSSTDNSSDNLLREASHAKNGANVIKFHSQDDSTSSSIVSGTTAGLQANGDSTKGETPTTLVYLLTLASSISGFMFGYDTGYISAALVNVGTDLSNKILTSGEKELITSATSLGALIGALFGGVGANLFGRKRVLLGSNVFFVVGTIIQLVAKHVWTMIAGRFVLGLGVGVASLIAPLMLSELAPSKYRGRLIVTNCIFITGGQLVAYFINWPLTHVDGGWRVSVGLCMVPAVIQSGFFLYLPDTPRYYVIKGDLERAKQVLRKTHSDSSEVHVEALLADMIQSNSTVPGGPVSQIWNSIKLIHSRPANLRALILACGLQGIQQFTGFNSLMYFSATIFKTIGFENATAVSIIIAATNFVFTLVALCIIDFVGRRRILLFAIPGMCIALVICAIAFHFLGVKFGSGDEVVVETTGISGWGIVVILGMVFYVASYAIGIGNSAWTGVELFSDVNVRSVGGMYAAATNWAGSLVIASTFLTMLENITPPGTFALFAALCFVSFLFVLFLLPEVAGLKLEETTKLLEGGFNVRTARKLSKERKRLAKQAVDDSSSTMV, via the coding sequence aTGACTGCCAGATCCTCCACAGACAACTCGTCGGACAACTTGCTACGAGAAGCGTCCCATGCAAAAAATGGAGCCAATGTGATCAAATTCCACTCACAAGATGACTCCACATCGTCGTCGATCGTTTCGGGAACAACCGCTGGGTTGCAAGCAAACGGCGATTCCACAAAGGGTGAAACACCCACCACCCTTGTGTACTTGTTGACGTTGGCGTCGTCGATCTCGGGTTTTATGTTCGGGTACGACACTGGCTACATTTCCGCAGCGTTAGTGAATGTGGGCACAGACTTGTCgaacaagatcttgaccTCAGGCGAAAAGGAGCTCATAACATCGGCCACGTCGTTGGGAGCATTGATTGGCGCTCTTTTCGGTGGTGTGGGTGCTAACTTgtttggaagaaaaagagtgCTTTTGGGCTCAAACGTATTCTTCGTTGTGGGCACTATCATTCAGCTTGTTGCCAAGCATGTGTGGACGATGATTGCCGGCAGATTCGTCTTGGGGCTTGGTGTGGGTGTGGCCTCGCTAATAGCACCCCTTATGTTGAGTGAGTTAGCTCCCTCGAAGTACAGAGGACGCCTTATTGTGACGAACTGTATTTTCATCACGGGTGGTCAGTTAGTGGCCTACTTCATCAACTGGCCCTTGACCCATGTTGATGGCGGCTGGAGAGTGTCCGTGGGCTTGTGCATGGTGCCTGCGGTTATTCAGCTGGGTTTCTTCCTCTACTTGCCTGACACCCCAAGATACTACGTGATTAAGGGCGATTTGGAGAGGGCCAAGCAGGTATTGCGCAAGACCCACAGTGACTCCTCGGAAGTTCATGTCGAGGCGCTTTTGGCTGATATGATCCAGTCAAACTCCACCGTTCCTGGCGGCCCGGTATCTCAGATTTGGAATTCCATAAAACTCATCCACTCGAGACCTGCTAATTTACGTGCTCTTATATTGGCATGTGGGTTGCAAGGGATCCAACAGTTCACTGGTTTCAACTCATTGATGTACTTCAGTGCCACAATCTTCAAGACCATTGGCTTTGAAAATGCCACCGCCGTATCGATCATTATCGCTGCTACAAACTTTGTCTTTACCCTCGTTGCATTGTGCATCATTGACTTTGTTGGACGTCGTCGCATTTTACTTTTTGCTATTCCAGGGATGTGCATAGCACTTGTCATCTGTGCCATTGCCTTCCATTTTCTAGGGGTCAAGTTCGGTagtggtgatgaagttgttgtcgAAACAACAGGCATCAGTGGTTGGGGCATAGTCGTCATCTTGGGTATGGTTTTTTACGTTGCCTCGTATGCCATTGGTATTGGAAACAGTGCCTGGACCGGCGTTGAGCTCTTTTCGGATGTCAATGTCAGATCTGTGGGAGGTATGTACGCTGCAGCCACTAATTGGGCGGGCTCTTTGGTGATTGCATCGACATTCTTAACCATGTTAGAAAACATCACGCCCCCAGGCACTTTTGCATTATTTGCCGCTTTGTGTTTTGTATCCTTCTTATTCgtgctcttcttgcttcCTGAAGTAGCTGGGTTGAAATTAGAGGAGACTACGAAACTTCTTGAGGGCGGCTTCAACGTCAGAACTGCTCGTAAGTTGTCCAAGGAGAGAAAGAGGCTCGCCAAGCAGGCCGTCGACGACCTGCTGAGCACAATGGTCTAA
- the CRK1 gene encoding cyclin-dependent serine/threonine protein kinase, whose protein sequence is MPVERKKRPQQPYNRFETMSKLGEFEVIKKIGQGTFGVVQKARNRKTKQLVALKQLINHSAKEGFPITAMREITILKNLEHKNVLKITGMIYEEAKADLPEDAVRQRGCFYTISPYMSLDLVGLLENPQIELSVPMVKCIMKQLLQGVDYIHQMHYLHRDIKAANILIDPHGVVKVADFGLARIYHGRTPKKGMGPGGGERAYTALVVTRWYRSPELLLGERKYGTAVDMWGVGCVFGELFTKKPILVGSSDSNQAQLIFDMVGPPSRENWASASLLPNKQDLNIGLTCKRTLESRFVPLMGEAGVSLLDKLLTLDPAKRWNAQDALEHEYFRSDPKPLDPKDMPVFEESHEIDRERFKRQRTEGTESESEKKPKVDGYMSRSHRTGVSGIRTKPAKPRY, encoded by the coding sequence ATGCCAGTGGAGCGAAAGAAACGGCCTCAGCAGCCGTATAATCGTTTTGAGACGATGTCCAAACTAGGGGAGTTTGAAgttataaaaaaaattggtcaAGGTACTTTTGGTGTGGTCCAAAAGGCCAGAAATCGAAAAACCAAGCAGTTGGTGGCTCTCAAACAGCTCATCAACCACTCAGCCAAGGAAGGATTCCCAATCACAGCAATGAGAGAGATCACAATTCTTAAAAATTTGGAGCACAAAAACGTTCTTAAGATCACTGGCATGATATATGAAGAGGCGAAGGCAGATTTACCTGAAGATGCCGTTCGTCAGAGAGGATGCTTTTACACCATTTCACCTTACATGTCGCTAGATTTGGTCGGGCTCCTAGAAAACCCACAAATTGAGCTATCTGTACCAATGGTAAAGTGTATTATgaagcagcttcttcagggAGTCGACTACATCCATCAGATGCATTACTTACACAGAGACATCAAAGCCGCCAACATTCTCATTGATCCTCATGGAGTTGTCAAAGTTGCCGATTTTGGTCTTGCTAGAATATACCATGGGAGAACTCCAAAGAAAGGCATGGGTCCTGGGGGAGGTGAAAGAGCATATACGGCTTTGGTAGTAACCAGATGGTATCGATCTCCTGAATTACTTTTAGGAGAGCGCAAGTACGGCACAGCAGTAGACATGTGGGGTGTAGGCTGTGTGTTTGGTGAGCTCTTTACGAAGAAACCGATCTTGGTTGGCTCTTCAGACTCAAATCAGGCACAGCTTATCTTTGATATGGTGGGACCGCcatcaagagaaaattgGGCTTCAGCTTCGCTTCTACCGAACAAGCAGGACCTCAACATTGGACTCACATGTAAGAGGACGCTAGAAAGCAGGTTCGTTCCTCTAATGGGCGAAGCGGGCGTGCTGCTTTTGGATAAACTCCTCACGCTAGATCCTGCCAAGCGCTGGAACGCTCAGGATGCGTTGGAGCACGAATACTTCAGGTCAGATCCTAAGCCTTTGGACCCAAAGGATATGCCGGTGTTTGAGGAAAGTCATGAAATCGACCGTGAGCGGTTCAAGAGACAGCGCACTGAAGGCACAGAGTCTGAGctggagaagaagcctaAGGTCGATGGATATATGAGCAGGCTGCATCGCACAGGGGTCTCTGGTATCAGAACAAAGCCAGCAAAACCTAGGTATTAA